GTGTACTGGCTTTAGGCATTGTTAATTCAGGGAAGATTAATACTGGCAGAGGTGATGACATCATTTTCGGTGTTGCTGAGGCTTCGGGTAACTCAACGGCTGACGCTCAAGCAGAATCAATTTTGAGTAATGTCACTTTTACTGATGCTACTAGTAACTCTGTCGCAACGGTTAATGTCCTTGTAGAGGCAGTTGGTATTAGTAATACAGGTAGAATTAATACAGGTAGTGGTGATGACATCATCGTCGGTGTTGCTAATGCTTCGGCTTCAGGCAACTCAACAACTAATTCCCAAACTCAATTAGTATTTACAAATGATTTGACAGCCACTGCTAATAGTGAGTCAGTTGTAATTGTCGATAGCTTGGCAATCGGTCTTGATAACACAAATGTAATTAACACAGGCGAAGGGCATGACGTTATTATTGGTTTTGCTACTAACTCGGCTGTGAGTCAGGCGATCGCTGCTGCATTTGCTTATAATGCGACTGTCTTAGCTACAGGTAGTGATTGTCAAGCTATTGATGTAATTGAAACGGCTGTTTCTCAAAGCACATCCTCTGCCACTGCTGTTAGTACCACCACTACCCTAGGAATTGTTAATTCTGGTCAAATTTTAACGAGTGATGGAAATGATGTAATTGTTGGTTTAGCCAATAACCAAACTGACAGTAAGTCTCAGACGAAATCTGTTGCCGAATCTACTGCTAACGATCTGGCGACTGCCACGGCAGATGCACGATCTCTAGCGATCGCCCTGGGTAGTACAATAGGAATTGCTAATTTTGGTGAAATTAATACTGGCAAAGGTAACGATATTGTAATGGGTATCGCCATTGATAAGACTGCTGCTGTTGCCAATGCTAATGCTAATGCTGCCAGTACTGTTAATAATTCTGATGCTCAAACCAACACTAATGCGATCACCGATACTTCACAAGCGATCGCCATTGGGATTAATAATACTGGGGGCAAAATTCTCACGGCAATAGGAGATGATCAAATTATTGGCATGGGTGAAATCGGCATTTTAGGCGGAAGCTTAAATGCAGGAATAGGAGACGATCGGGTGATCGGTTATGGCAAAGAGGTTGGCGTTGAATCCAGTCAGATTAGATTAGGTCAAGGTAATGACTGGTTTAAAGCAGCGATAGTTGATTTTGATCCTTTCACTGGGGCAATTTCTTTGCCGTCAGATCAGTCTGATTCAATTAAAGATACTAGTGTCTTTGGCGATCGCGGTAATGATACTTTTGAAATTGGCGACTTTAAAAATAGTGTCTTAATTGATGGAGGTACAGATTTTGATATTTTAAGATTGTGGGGTAATCTAGACGATTATCAATTCACCAGCTCATCAGACAATAAAACTTTAACGATTGAAGATTCTGGTTCAGTACTGACCGTCAAAAACGTTGAAGCGATATATTATGGGGACAGTGAGCAAGCTTATAAAATTAGTGACTTTGCTTAAACTAACGCGTCTTTTTAATAATTATTGAATACTTGGGAGTTAAAGGAGATCGCTTTTAACTCCCGATTTTTGCGTTAATTTGCGTCAATTTAAATGCTATTCTCTTTTAGCTGGAACTGGAACTGGAACTGGAACTAGAACTAGATGAGTTATTGGTTACCGTAGTAGAAACACTTTGAGTTGTTTTCGTTTTGCCATCGCCAGAGACAAAAACTTGACTGGTGGCTTCGGCGATCGCTTTACCATCAGGGGAAACAACTTTTTTACGAATAATTCTTTGGTAGGTCATAACTGTAGTTTGATTAACTTAAAGTATCTTTTTCTCGATTATAGAAAATAGTCCGAGCTAAATTAAGCAGAATATTTTGTTCTGTTTCCTCAGAATCTATATCTATTTCAAGTTGAGCTAGCTGTTTAACGAGCGGTGCTGCTATTTGTGCTTGCAGCCAGCGTGATAATTCGGCGATCGCTCCAGAAGAACGATCAATTTTAAGGGCTGCTTGTAAAAGTTGTAATGTACTATCTAAATTACCAGACTTAAGTGGTGTGTTTGCTCGATCTAAGCACCACAAAAAATGATTAACCCTAGATTTAGCGGTAATTTCTGCGCAGTATTTTGCAGGTAGATAACTTTCTGAGATTTCAATCGCTCGTAAATGATCGTATCCTGAAGCACCATTCAGGTTTTCAGTTATAGTTACGCTATTAGCCTGGCGACGATAATGAGCTAGAATTCCAGGCTCATACCACCAGTCAGAGAAAGAAGCAATGCGTTTATATAATTCCCAGTCACAGGTGAACAGAATATCCAGCTTGTAGCCCCCCAACTTTTCGTAACTAGCTCTCTTAATTACAATTGATGGAGGACTAGTTGCATTGACTACTCCAATCTGCCGTACCCAATCCTGGACAATACCACGATAATTTTCCAGATCGTATTCTTCAGTGTATAAAATTTGACGATTATCATTAATCGATTGATAACCAGTAAAAGCTGCCCCAACTGAATCTGGACAGGTTGCTAAACTTGTTTTTAATTGCTCGTAGAATCCTGGAAGCACATAATCATCATTATGTAGCAGATGAATCCACTCTCCTCGACAAAGAGATACTGCCGTATTCCAATTTTCTTGTAAGGGTATAGTTTCAGGTAATCGATAGTAACGAATAATCCCTCGACCTAAATCATCAGGAATTTGCCACTGAGGAGGATTACTGCCGTTATCTAGAACAATAATCTCCATTTCCTCTGCGCTAGTCCACTGAGAAAGAACACTAGCCAGACATTCTGGGAAATATTCAGGACGGTTGACTACTGGAATCACCACACTCCAAAAAGGTCGCTTGCCAACTTCGCTAACTGGAGGAATAGCTGGAAATTCGTGTCCTCCTATGGTTACTGTCCCCGAAGGGATTGGCGGAACTGTATAATTCTCCGCAACTGTAGCTAGATTGGGCGAAGGGGCAATTACACCCTCCGTACCCTGAAGGATCGCCTGGGCATAGGCTAGATTAATTAGCTGGAGTCCTCGTTTAAAACTTGCTGTAGCTTGAACTAAATCACCGAGGTCTTGATATACTTGCCCCAAACTATAATATGCTTTGCCAAAATTAGGATCTAATTGCAGAACTTGCTGATAGCAGTTCAGTGCTTGGTCTAAATTTCTTTGTTGATGCAGAATTGAGCCTAAGTCATAGTGAGCCTCAACCAGATCGGGCTGCATTGAGATTGCCTGAAGATAATAAATTTCAGCAGTTTGACCATCGCCGACTCTTTGACGACCTAAACCCAATTTATAATTTAACTTGGCATAATGAGCTTGTTTTTCTGGCGAGAGTTTACCTTGGGCAAAAAGGGCATTCCCCCAGTTAACATCAGCTTCTAGACAATTTGGCATCAGCTCTAATGCTTGCTGATAATAGGAGGCTGCTGCTGACCATTTATTCTGTTGCTGCAAGACATAACCTAAATTGTTATAGATAGGCGCAGAATCTGGTCGTAAATTTAGAGCTTGTCGATAAGCCTCTTCAGCGTTTGAGAATTGACCTTGAGCTTGGCGTAAATTTCCCAAGCTAAACCATGCTTTCAAAAAATTAGGCTGTGCTTGAACAGAGGCACAAAAATATTGCTCTGCTGAGGTTAAATTACCCTTTTGCTGCTCTATAGAGCCGAAAGCATACAGAGCCTCGGCATGTTTGGGCTGTAGGGCTAGCACTTGAGAATATTGTTGTTGAGCCAGATCCAGACGATTATTTTGATAATGCTGTTCTGCTAGTTGAAAAGCTGCTTTAACTTCGGCGCTATCAAATCGACTTGGTTTCTCAACGATCGCCATCAAAAAATCTTCTAATGCTCTGACTGGTTTTAAGTCGCCATAACACTTGTATTTATTAAGAGCAATTTGCTGGGAGCTGTGATGACGATAATCACGATCTTGACCAAGACGCGTGGCAATTTGTACATATTCATCTTTATTATGAGCGATCGTCTCTTCAATCCCCATCATCTTGAGAATTGCCAGGGTATGCCGACTACGCATCAGTTCACCAGGCAGGGTAACTATGGGCAAATTGTAGACAGTTGATTCTAGGGTTGTATTACCTCCTGACCAGCCAATATTATCTAAATATATATCGGCGATCGCTCCTAAGCCAGCAAAAGCATTGGCACTCATCAGAGGCAAAAATATGCAGTAATCTTGATAATTTAAGTTGAATTTTTGGAAAGCATCAGCTAGGCGCTGACAAAAGACATTAGTAGCTAGTTCACTTTCTAATTTGATCAAGACAAACTTAGCATTACTTACTGCTTGGGCAATACGCGGAAAAACATCGTCGTGCTGTGGTAGATATTTGAATAAGGATTGACAACACCAAAACATGATGTCGCTTTCCAAGATGCCTAAATCTTTTCTCGCTACTGCTTCTGGTTTTATTGGGATTGGTTGGTAACATACCCCCAGGTTAGGTAATTTAACTAACTTTTCTGTATAGTGTGATTGAGCATTAGTTGGCTCCATTAAATCGCTACTTAAAAAGTAGTCAATTGTCGGCAATCCACTAGTTTCAGGATGCCCCCAAGAGGCAATTTGCACAGGAGCTAATCTTAAGCAGCCTAGTTGAACCGCCATCGTATCCATGCCGAATTCGGGAAAAATTAGAATATGTAAATTGTCTTGAGCAATTTTCTCTGCCCATTGGTCAACGGAAAAGGCATGATGCTCAAATCGCTCAAATGATTTTGCTGCTCTTGCCGTTTGCTCATCCCGCTTATTCCCTGTAAAGTAAGCAAATAATTCAAATTCACTGCGATCTAAGTTTTCTACCCAACCCTGCAAGATAATTTTCCAGACTGAATGATGGTTAAAAAAACCTGAAACGAAACCGACGCGAATCTTTTGCTGGGCTGCCAGTTTTGGTGTGCTTAATGGCTGACTCCATTGGGGATAGCGACTTGCCATTAACCGCTGAATCAAGCCACCATACGTCTGCTGTAAATCGCGATCGCACATTCCCTGAT
This sequence is a window from Pleurocapsa minor HA4230-MV1. Protein-coding genes within it:
- a CDS encoding tetratricopeptide repeat protein, with the protein product MESQSASAKSYFQVGIKHSQAGQIELAIASWQTAIALQPNLVEAHYNLGMALLQQGQTEQAIASFQTALDLNPDYHLARLSLVVSQLPIIYTAEAEIESKRQKYQQQLQSLADYYEQANEQQRSAAAMAVGSNQPFYLAYQGMCDRDLQQTYGGLIQRLMASRYPQWSQPLSTPKLAAQQKIRVGFVSGFFNHHSVWKIILQGWVENLDRSEFELFAYFTGNKRDEQTARAAKSFERFEHHAFSVDQWAEKIAQDNLHILIFPEFGMDTMAVQLGCLRLAPVQIASWGHPETSGLPTIDYFLSSDLMEPTNAQSHYTEKLVKLPNLGVCYQPIPIKPEAVARKDLGILESDIMFWCCQSLFKYLPQHDDVFPRIAQAVSNAKFVLIKLESELATNVFCQRLADAFQKFNLNYQDYCIFLPLMSANAFAGLGAIADIYLDNIGWSGGNTTLESTVYNLPIVTLPGELMRSRHTLAILKMMGIEETIAHNKDEYVQIATRLGQDRDYRHHSSQQIALNKYKCYGDLKPVRALEDFLMAIVEKPSRFDSAEVKAAFQLAEQHYQNNRLDLAQQQYSQVLALQPKHAEALYAFGSIEQQKGNLTSAEQYFCASVQAQPNFLKAWFSLGNLRQAQGQFSNAEEAYRQALNLRPDSAPIYNNLGYVLQQQNKWSAAASYYQQALELMPNCLEADVNWGNALFAQGKLSPEKQAHYAKLNYKLGLGRQRVGDGQTAEIYYLQAISMQPDLVEAHYDLGSILHQQRNLDQALNCYQQVLQLDPNFGKAYYSLGQVYQDLGDLVQATASFKRGLQLINLAYAQAILQGTEGVIAPSPNLATVAENYTVPPIPSGTVTIGGHEFPAIPPVSEVGKRPFWSVVIPVVNRPEYFPECLASVLSQWTSAEEMEIIVLDNGSNPPQWQIPDDLGRGIIRYYRLPETIPLQENWNTAVSLCRGEWIHLLHNDDYVLPGFYEQLKTSLATCPDSVGAAFTGYQSINDNRQILYTEEYDLENYRGIVQDWVRQIGVVNATSPPSIVIKRASYEKLGGYKLDILFTCDWELYKRIASFSDWWYEPGILAHYRRQANSVTITENLNGASGYDHLRAIEISESYLPAKYCAEITAKSRVNHFLWCLDRANTPLKSGNLDSTLQLLQAALKIDRSSGAIAELSRWLQAQIAAPLVKQLAQLEIDIDSEETEQNILLNLARTIFYNREKDTLS